A stretch of Lathyrus oleraceus cultivar Zhongwan6 chromosome 6, CAAS_Psat_ZW6_1.0, whole genome shotgun sequence DNA encodes these proteins:
- the LOC127095808 gene encoding uncharacterized protein LOC127095808 produces the protein MSNPADSMLPLEYDSAVFDSNLLSNSEFVNNDGNMFNDNTIFDCDESDAEKIIEKASNTSFADQAIQVQENVHTQVKTFCAFMDEILLPNEQTMNDPLGLSQQASVLPRRSGLSLAVAGPQTRPLSQAEVSQKLKDQLGYTLNIKPSQIPHKDAGQGLFLDGAVDVGSVVAFYPGVVYSPAYYRYIPGYPKVGAQNPYLITRYDGNVINAQPWGSGGDKRELWNGRNAVEVKPDTKVAEKGSDRVWKVLSKPLVGKGDNSEVIERRNPLALAHFANHPSKGVLPNVTICPELISMISQAKFRLIKFRNPN, from the exons ATGTCCAATCCTGCAGATTCGATGTTACCTTTGGAATATGACTCTGCTGTTTTTGACAGCAATCTGCTGAGCAACTCTGAGTTTGTAAATAACGATGGCAACATGTTTAACGATAATACCATCTTTGAT TGCGATGAATCAGATGCTGAAAAGATTATTGAAAAAGCCAGTAATACCTCTTTTGCTGATCAAGCGATACAAGTACAAGAAAATGTTCACACACAAGTTAAGACGTTTTGTGCATTCATGGATGAAATTCTTCTTCCAAATGAACAAACAATGAACGATCCTCTTGGATTATCTCAACAAGCAAGTGTTTTGCCTCGCCGAAGTGGACTTAGTTTGGCTGTGG CTGGCCCTCAAACAAGACCATTAAGCCAAGCCGAAGTTTCTCAGAAATTAAAAGATCAACTTGGCTACACACTCAATATTAAACCTTCTCAAATACCTCACAAGGATGCTGGTCAGGGTCTTTTCTTAGACGGTGCAGTGGATGTTGGTTCTGTGGTGGCCTTTTATCCTGGTGTGGTATACTCTCCGGCTTATTATCGCTACATTCCAGGGTATCCAAAGGTTGGTGCGCAGAACCCTTATTTGATTACTAGATATGATGGGAATGTAATCAATGCTCAACCTTGGGGTTCTGGAGGGGACAAAAGAGAACTGTGGAACGGTAGAAATGCCGTAGAAGTGAAGCCTGATACGAAAGTAGCAGAAAAAGGTTCAGACAGGGTCTGGAAAGTGCTGAGTAAGCCTTTGGTAGGGAAAGGAGACAACAGTGAAGTAATTGAGCGCCGAAATCCATTAGCATTGGCTCATTTTGCGAATCACCCTTCAAAAGGAGTGCTACCGAATGTCACAATCTGCCCCGAACTTATTTCCATGATAAGTCAAGCAAAGTTTCGGTTGATCAAATTCAGGAATCCAAACTAA